In the genome of Pseudomonas putida, one region contains:
- a CDS encoding response regulator transcription factor, translating into MHSVYIVDDHPVIRMAVRMLLENQNYKVVGESDNGVHAMQMVRETRPDLVILDIAIPKLDGLEILSRFQSMALPLKVLVLTAQSPALFAVRCMQSGAAGYVGKQEDLSELLSAIKAVLSGYNYFPSQAVNTSQVIPDQEIRLFRHVNDRELMVLQLFAQGKSNKEIAKGMFLSNKTVSTYKKRLMQKLQVQTLVDLIDVAKRNALV; encoded by the coding sequence ATGCACTCTGTATATATTGTCGATGATCACCCCGTTATCCGCATGGCGGTTCGCATGTTGCTGGAAAATCAGAACTACAAGGTCGTCGGTGAATCGGACAATGGCGTTCATGCCATGCAGATGGTCCGAGAGACACGCCCCGACCTGGTCATCCTCGACATTGCCATCCCCAAACTCGATGGCCTCGAGATCCTGTCCCGCTTCCAGAGCATGGCCTTGCCCCTGAAAGTGCTGGTATTGACCGCACAAAGCCCTGCGCTTTTCGCGGTTCGCTGCATGCAGTCAGGGGCCGCCGGATATGTTGGTAAACAGGAAGACCTGAGTGAACTGCTTAGCGCAATAAAGGCCGTGCTCTCTGGTTACAATTATTTTCCCAGCCAAGCGGTTAACACCAGCCAGGTTATTCCAGACCAGGAGATACGACTTTTCCGACACGTTAACGACAGAGAACTTATGGTTTTGCAACTTTTCGCCCAAGGAAAGAGCAACAAGGAAATTGCCAAGGGCATGTTTCTGAGCAACAAAACCGTCAGCACCTACAAGAAGCGTTTGATGCAAAAACTTCAGGTTCAGACGTTGGTCGACCTGATTGATGTTGCCAAGCGCAACGCGCTGGTTTGA
- a CDS encoding deoxyguanosinetriphosphate triphosphohydrolase: MDWHTLLTRERLGKALYSPEELGRSPFHKDHDRIIFSGAFRRLGRKTQVHPVSSNDHIHTRLTHSLEVSCVGRSLGMRVGETLRDHLPAWCEPSDLGMIVQSACLAHDIGNPPFGHSGEDAIRHWFQQAAGRGWLDDMKEDERADFLNFEGNAQGFRVLTQLEYHQFDGGTRLTYATLGTYLKYPWSARHADALGYKKHKFGAYQSELPLLEQIARKLGLPQLEQQRWARHPLVYLMEAADDICYALIDLEDGLEMELLQYAEVEALLLDLVGDDLPETYRQLGPTDSRRRKLAILRGKAIEHLTNAAAQAFVEQQTALLAGHLSGDLVEHMHGPAKRCVLQAKDMARKKIFQDKRKTLHEIGAYTTLEILLNAFCGAALEQHGGRTPSFKSRRVLDLIGNHAPDPHDSLHTAFLRMIDFIAGMTDSYASEMASEMTGRSSPL, from the coding sequence TTGGACTGGCACACCCTGCTGACCCGCGAACGCCTGGGCAAAGCCCTGTACAGCCCCGAAGAACTGGGGCGCAGCCCCTTCCACAAAGACCATGACCGCATCATCTTCTCCGGTGCCTTTCGCCGCCTGGGGCGCAAGACCCAGGTCCACCCCGTTTCCAGCAACGATCATATCCACACGCGCCTGACCCATTCCCTGGAAGTCAGCTGCGTCGGCCGCTCCCTGGGTATGCGCGTGGGTGAAACCCTGCGCGACCACCTGCCAGCCTGGTGCGAGCCCAGCGACCTGGGCATGATCGTGCAGTCGGCGTGCCTGGCCCATGACATCGGCAATCCGCCCTTTGGCCACTCCGGTGAAGATGCCATCCGCCACTGGTTCCAGCAGGCTGCCGGACGTGGCTGGCTGGACGACATGAAGGAGGACGAGCGCGCCGACTTTCTCAACTTCGAAGGCAATGCCCAGGGATTTCGTGTACTCACCCAACTGGAATACCACCAGTTCGATGGCGGCACCCGGCTGACCTACGCCACCTTGGGTACCTATCTCAAGTACCCGTGGAGCGCCCGCCACGCCGACGCCCTGGGTTACAAGAAACACAAGTTCGGCGCCTACCAGAGCGAATTGCCGCTGCTCGAGCAGATCGCCCGCAAGCTCGGCCTGCCGCAGCTTGAACAACAGCGCTGGGCGCGCCATCCGCTGGTGTACTTGATGGAAGCCGCAGACGACATCTGCTACGCCTTGATCGACCTCGAAGACGGCCTGGAGATGGAGTTGCTGCAGTACGCCGAGGTCGAGGCCCTGCTGCTCGATTTGGTGGGCGACGATTTGCCCGAAACCTACCGTCAACTAGGGCCCACTGACTCACGGCGACGCAAACTGGCGATCCTGCGTGGCAAGGCCATCGAGCACCTGACCAACGCGGCGGCCCAGGCCTTCGTCGAGCAACAGACCGCCTTGCTGGCGGGGCACCTGTCCGGCGATCTGGTCGAGCACATGCACGGCCCAGCCAAGCGCTGCGTGCTCCAGGCCAAGGACATGGCGCGTAAGAAAATCTTCCAAGACAAACGTAAGACCCTGCACGAAATCGGCGCGTACACCACCCTTGAGATTCTCCTCAATGCCTTCTGTGGGGCGGCATTGGAACAGCACGGTGGGCGCACGCCTTCATTCAAGAGCCGACGTGTACTGGACTTGATCGGAAATCATGCACCCGACCCGCATGACTCGCTGCATACCGCCTTCCTGCGCATGATCGACTTCATCGCTGGGATGACAGACAGCTACGCCAGCGAAATGGCCAGTGAAATGACTGGACGTTCCAGCCCCCTGTGA